One part of the Solanum dulcamara chromosome 3, daSolDulc1.2, whole genome shotgun sequence genome encodes these proteins:
- the LOC129882886 gene encoding uncharacterized protein LOC129882886 — MASKKNKKKRNNAAASISERVPQDNKTPKELKAKGKLAKKSSNLNSAQMKEAVVTPRSQSRNKEKNIKDGNQGNNVEATPQSQSRNKEKNIKDGNQGNNVEATLRSQSRNKEKNIKDANQGNFFDKKDARKSLNIKSGNKGKGSTSEMSVDGKAEKDIGGVIFMCNAKTKDDCFKYHVMGVSAMKKDIILGIKPGLKLFLFDVDLKLMYGIYEASSAGGMKLEPAAFGGDFPAQVRFRIDKECLPLPENLFKRAIQDSYDERTHKFKIELTFKQVGQLKRLFTPAPWLHPTSKHSVSEPVNLPPSAAPLPSKEHSREHVGMQYGRSKAGENFSLDGHERERQQHAGHRIMPKEVDSEPRFLTEKEYRSYGLQSAKHLQALASAVVGRTLDHYESEQGREHLRRNPTEVSSDVALARKETVLTEPLFPSEREYRTYGLKARSEMPATVAPGVESGATIISATPTNHGLLNHVKDTYNPYDESTTSLVNRYLSLPRTLVTPVVSYSLTDRESFVSDPCSAIDIRGHTGKFHTENEGAYPPAGRFHAENERAYPPMGRFHTENERAYPPMGRFHTENERAYPPTERFHTENERAYPPTERFHTENERAYPPTGRFHTENERAYPPTGRFHTENERAYPPTGRFHTENERAYPPTGRFHTENERAYPPYARQLPPEYGLKYHHVRDEPRYPTLVSSRYSLGEPSAPRR; from the exons ATGGCTTccaagaaaaacaagaaaaagagaaacaatGCGGCTGCATCTATTTCTGAAAGAGTACCTCAAGACAATAAAACCCCGAAGGAACTAAAGGCTAAAGGTAAACTTGCAAAAAAGTCCTCCAACTTAAACTCTGCACAAATGAAAGAAGCTGTGGTCACTCCACGATCTCAATCCAGAAACAAGGAGAAGAACATAAAAGATGGAAACCAAGGAAATAATGTTGAGGCCACTCCACAATCTCAATCCAGAAATAAGGAGAAGAACATAAAAGATGGCAACCAAGGAAATAATGTTGAGGCCACTCTACGATCTCAATCCAGAAACAAGGAGAAGAACATAAAAGATGCCAACCAAggaaatttttttgataaaaaagatGCTAGGAAGTCCCTAAACATAAAAAGTGGAAACAAAGGAAAGGGCAGTACAAGTGAAATGAGCGTAGACGGAAAAGCTGAAAAGGATATTGGTGGAGTGATTTTCATGTGCAATGCAAAGACCAAAGACGATTGTTTTAAATATCATGTGATGGGTGTTTCAGCtatgaagaaagatattatTTTGGGAATCAAACCTGGTCTCAAGCTCTTTCTCTTTGATGTTGATCTTAAACTCATGTATGGTATATATGAGGCATCATCTGCTGGTGGAATGAAACTTGAACCAGCGGCATTTGGTGGGGACTTCCCAGCACAG GTTCGCTTCAGGATTGACAAGGAATGCCTTCCATTGCCGGAGAATTTGTTCAAGAGAGCTATTCAAGACAGTTATGATGAAAGGACTCACAAGTTCAAGATTGAGTTGACATTTAAGCAG GTAGGGCAGTTGAAAAGACTGTTTACGCCTGCACCATGGCTACATCCAACTTCCAAACATTCTGTGTCAGAGCCAGTTAATCTGCCCCCATCAGCTGCACCTTTACCTAGCAAGGAACATTCCAGGGAGCACGTTGGAATGCAATACGGTAGAAGCAAAGCAGGTGAGAATTTTTCATTAGAtggtcatgaaagggaaaggcAGCAGCATGcaggccaccgtatcatgcctAAAGAGGTTGACAGTGAACCTCGTTTCCTCACTGAGAAAGAATATAGAAGCTACGGTCTTCAATCAGCAAAGCATCTGCAGGCCCTTGCTTCTGCAGTAGTTGGCCGCACATTGGATCATTATGAATCTGAACAAGGAAGGGAACATCTCCGAAGAAATCCCACCGAGGTTAGTAGTGATGTGGCTTTAGCACGAAAAGAAACTGTACTCACTGAACCTTTGTTTCCAAGCGAAAGGGAGTATCGAACTTATGGCCTCAAGGCTCGCAGTGAAATGCCTGCTACTGTTGCTCCTGGTGTGGAAAGTGGTGCTACAATAATTTCAGCCACACCTACCAATCATGGTTTACTAAATCATGTTAAGGATACATATAATCCTTATGACGAGAGTACTACCTCACTTGTAAATCGATATCTCTCTCTGCCTAGGACGTTGGTAACACCTGTAGTGTCATACTCTTTGACAGACAGAGAGTCTTTCGTAAGTGACCCCTGTTCTGCAATTGACATCAGAGGCCATACGGGGAAATTCCACACTGAAAATGAAGGAGCATATCCTCCAGCAGGAAGATTCCACGCTGAAAATGAAAGAGCATATCCACCAATGGGAAGATTCCACACTGAAAATGAAAGAGCATATCCACCAATGGGAAGATTCCACACTGAAAATGAAAGAGCATATCCACCAACGGAGAGATTCCACACCGAAAATGAAAGAGCATATCCACCAACGGAGAGATTCCACACTGAAAATGAAAGAGCATATCCACCAACGGGGAGATTCCACACTGAAAATGAAAGAGCATATCCACCAACGGGGAGATTCCACACTGAAAATGAAAGAGCATATCCACCAACGGGGAGATTCCACACTGAAAATGAAAGAGCATATCCACCAACAGGGAGATTCCACACTGAAAATGAAAGAGCATATCCACCATATGCTCGTCAATTACCACCAGAGTACGGCTTGAAATATCACCATGTTAGGGATGAGCCTAGGTACCCAACTTTAGTCTCATCTCGCTATTCCCTTGGGGAACCATCTGCACCTCGTCGCTGA